In one window of Syngnathus scovelli strain Florida chromosome 22, RoL_Ssco_1.2, whole genome shotgun sequence DNA:
- the LOC125992094 gene encoding monocarboxylate transporter 2: MPPPVAGPPAVPPPDGGWGWAVVVASFISIGFSYAFPKAITVFFKDIQVIFDASYSEIAWISSIMLAVMYAAGPISSVLVNTYGCRPIVMMGGCLCAVGMTLASFCTSVLQLYLCIGVIGGLGLAFNLQPALTMIGKYFYKKRPIANGLAMAGSPVFLCSLAPLNQYLFNHFGWRGSFLILAGLLLNCCVAGSLMRPLGPPPAKLKKEQVASAKVKLTPWQILNKYLDLSLFKHRGFLIYLSGNVIMFVGFFAPIVFLTAYAKDMGVDEYSAAFLLSILAIVDMVARPSMGMLANTRWIRPRIQYFFSFAVLYNGVCHILCPLASSYTGLVIYAVFFGFAFGMVSAVLFESLMDLVGAPRFSSAVGLTTIVECCPVLIGPPIAGKLVDVTKNYKSMYFCCGVIVIIASIWLFIGNFINYRLLARERKLEQYKPAGSEDPDVPQKQAEVDNPAKLDEEKGRQPMQRETNM, encoded by the exons ATGCCGCCGCCAGTCGCGGGCCCCCCCGCCGTACCCCCGCCGGACGGCGGTTGGGGCTGGGCCGTGGTGGTGGCGTCCTTCATCTCCATCGGCTTCTCCTACGCCTTCCCCAAAGCCATCACCGTCTTCTTCAAGGACATCCAGGTCATCTTCGACGCCTCCTACAGTGAAATCGCCTGGATCTCCTCCATCATGCTCGCCGTCATGTACGCCGCAG GTCCCATCAGCAGCGTGCTGGTGAACACTTACGGCTGCAGGCCCATCGTCATGATGGGCGGCTGCCTGTGCGCCGTGGGCATGACCCTGGCGTCCTTCTGCACCAGCGTGCTGCAGCTTTACCTCTGCATCGGCGTTATTGGCG GACTCGGTTTGGCCTTTAACCTGCAGCCGGCTCTGACCATGATCGGGAAGTACTTCTATAAGAAGCGGCCCATCGCCAACGGGCTGGCCATGGCCGGCAGCCCCGTGTTCCTCTGCTCCTTGGCCCCGCTCAACCAGTACTTGTTCAACCACTTTGGCTGGAGGGGGAGCTTCCTCATCTTGGCCGGGTTGCTGCTCAACTGCTGCGTAGCCGGCTCGCTCATGAGGCCCCTGGGCCCGCCTCCcgccaagctgaagaaggagcagGTGGCCAGCGCCAAGGTGAAGCTCACGCCGTGGCAGATACTCAACAAGTACTTGGATTTGTCCCTCTTCAAACATCGGGGCTTCCTCATCTACCTGTCGGGGAACGTCATCATGTTTGTGGGTTTCTTCGCTCCCATCGTGTTCCTCACCGCCTACGCCAAAGATATGGGTGTGGACGAGTACTCGGCCGCCTTCCTCCTCTCCATCCTGGCCATCGTGGACATGGTCGCCAGACCCTCCATGGGCATGCTGGCCAACACCCGCTGGATCCGGCCCAGGATTCAGTATTTCTTCAGCTTTGCCGTGCTCTACAACGGCGTGTGCCACATCCTCTGCCCGCTGGCCAGCTCCTACACCGGCCTCGTGATCTACGCCGTCTTCTTCGGTTTTGCGTTCGGTATGGTCAGCGCGGTGCTGTTCGAGAGTCTCATGGATCTGGTCGGGGCGCCCAGGTTCTCCAGCGCCGTGGGACTCACCACCATTGTGGAATGCTGCCCGGTCCTCATCGGGCCACCGATAGCAG GGAAACTGGTGGACGTCACCAAGAATTACAAATCCATGTATTTCTGCTGCGGCGTCATCGTGATCATAGCGAGCATTTGGCTCTTCATCGGCAACTTCATCAACTACAGACTTCTGGCGCGCGAGCGCAAACTCGAGCAATACAAGCCCGCCGGGTCGGAGGATCCCGACGTGCCCCAGAAGCAGGCAGAAGTGGACAACCCGGCCAAGCTCGATGAGGAGAAAGGCCGACAGCCCATGCAGCGGGAAACCAACATGTAA